CCTTACCTGCGAGCACCAAAGGTAAGTATACATTGGTGGGTATTGCTTTTTCAAAAAAGGCAGAAGAGGATCTTACAAGCTGGATGAATCCTATGTTGAATACATTTCGTCCCGGAAATAAAAAGGCGAATGTTCTTATTCCTGAGTATGACGTGAATATGTATTTTGTTCCGATGTTCACAGGATTGAACAAAGCTGCTGCTGCCACAGCCATGAAAAAGACAAAAGAATCATTGGATAAAAGACTTCATCAGCATGTGGTTTTTTATAAAGGAGATATGGATAATTATAAAGATCCTCTGCAATTGAAGGATAAAGAGATTCCGTATTTTTTTGTTCTGGATCCGGATGGTAATATTGTACTCACATTGAAGGGTAAATATACTGACGAGAAGATGGAGTCTATTGAGGAAATTCTTGAATAATAAAGTATATAGCTTAATTGAAAAATAAAGGGTGTTAAACAAGGACTAAGTCTGTTTAACACCTTTTATTTTTTTATTTTTATACAAATTGTTATCTGCAAAGTTAAAGTGGGATATTTGAAAAAGATTTAAAGATATGCAAAAAGGTAAAACAGCATTGATATTTGGAGCAACAGGATTAGTAGGGAAGGAGCTCACAGGCATTTTAATAAATGATGAAAGATATGATTCGATAAAAATTTTCGGAAGACACTCATCTGGCTTTGCTGGTGAAAAAGTTAAGGAGATTATCACAGAATTAAACAACAAATCTTTGCTTGAAGCAGAAATGACAGGCGATCATGTTTTTTGTTGTCTCGGTACCACTATTAAAAAGGCGAAAACAAAAGAAGCTTTCAGAAAAGTTGATCTTGGATTTCCAAAGCTTATAGCCGAGGTTGCATCTGCTACAGATATTTCGAAGATGATCGTTATTTCCTCTATAGGAGCGAGCACACATACCTCCAATTTCTACCTGAAGACTAAAGGGGAAATGGAAGAAACACTTACCGGAATTTTAAAGAACAGAGTTTATTTTTTACGTCCCTCTTTCCTCCTTGGAAATAGAAGCGAGTCTCGCCCCGGAGAGCAAGCCGGGAAGTTTTTAATGAAATTGGTAGGGCCTTTATTCCGGGGTAAAATGAAAAAATACAGGGCTATAGAGGCCCATACAGTAGCTGAAGCTATGGTTCATATTGCCAATGAAGTTGGGGATAAGCATGTTTTTGAGTCAGACGAGATTATAGATGTTTTAAGCTGAAAGCAGAAAGTCCAAAGTTAAAAGTCGAAAGCTTAAAGCAAAAAGTGTGAAGATGAGAGTTGTTGAATAATTACTTTTAGTTTCTTTCGAAGGAAATAAAATCAATATAGAAATAATCGTTTAACGTTGGGTCGACTGCAAAAAGTTCACCTGTCTTTTGATTCTCAATGATGACGATGTCATGATCTTTTAAAAATAAGGTATCAAAAAATTGGTGAACATTTGTTTTAAATAGGTAAAGCTGGGCTATTTGTGGTTTGGCTTTCCAATTTTTATCCAGATTATACTTTTTAAAAAGATAGTTACAGGTTGTAGAAAAGCAGGCTGAATATCCAACACAATGCGCTGTTTGGGTATATATTAGCTTATTGGGATCATTCGTATTTGGAGCAACTGAATAATTTAAAAGTTTTGCTGTAGTGGAAAGGCCTATTTTTATTATATCCTTAACGTCAGTTGTGGGATTACTTTTTACATTAATTTCAATATAAGAGATAAGTTTTTTATCCTTTGGTAAATAATTTTGTCTTTGTCCTATTGATTTATATGTAACAATAGATCTATATAACCATCCTCGCAGAAAGAATGAGATGGTCAATAATAATAGTATTGAAAGAAGTAGTCGTTTGTTAAATTTCATTTTTAAAAAAATGTAGAATAGAAGACCTGATCGGTTCCTTTCTTTTAGATACGAATTTTAGTTCCCTTGGTAACAACTACTTTTCAACATATTTATTTTAAAAATAATCCTGAATTCTCTTTTTACTTTTTACTTTCGACTTTCAGCTCTAAAAGAACAAGCTTAATTCGACACTTGTTTATGAGTTAGGATTGTATCGTATGGAGTATAAAGATTATTATAAAATACTTGGTGTCTCCAAAACTGCTTCGCAGAATGAGATTAAGAAAGCATTTAAAAAGCTTGCTGTGAAATATCACCCTGATAAAAATCCGGGAGATAAGGAAGCTGAAACTAGGTTTAAGGAAGCAAATGAAGCTAACAGTGTTCTTAGTGACCCTGAAAAAAGGAAGCAATACGATGAGATGGGAGATAATTGGAAGTATTATGAGCAAATGAAAAACCAAGGTGGAGGGGGGACTTATAATCCTTTTGGTGGAGGTGGCACTTATGAATATAGCAGTTCCGGAGGCTTTGATGCAGAAAGTTTTGCTGATTTTTTTGAAAACATATTCAGCCGATCAGGAAAAAGTAAAGGAGGATTCTCTACCGGGGGCCGAGCTTACAAAGGGAACGATTTTCAGGCAGAACTGGAAATAACTCTGGAAGAAGCCTATAGAGGAACAGAAAAAATTGTAAATGTTAACGGTCAGCCTTTAAGGATAAAACTAAAACCAGGAATTGCTGATGAACAAATTATAAAGCTCAAAGAAAAAGGAGGCCAGGGAGCGGGTGGAGGAAAACCTGGAGACCTATATATTACTATACGGGTCGTAAAGCATTATAAATATGAACGCATAGGAGATAATTTGTACGTTGATGTTCCTGTAGATTTGTATACTTTGATACTGGGTGGTAAAACAGAAGTAAATACTTTAAAGGGAATGATTAAACTGGATATTCCTAAGGGAACAGAAAGTGGTAAAGTATTAAGATTAAGAAATCTGGGAATGCCTGTATATAATGAAACCGGAAAGTTTGGTGATCTATATGCAAAGGTACTTGTTCAGTTACCTAAAAATTTATCAGAAAAGGAGGAGGCTTTATTCAAGCAGCTGGCCTCTTTAAGAGAATATGCTAAAGTTTAATTTATGGCATTTGAAATTCAATTATATAATTATATTCCCTTTACAGAGGAAGATAATTTAGACAGAATAATAGCTTCTTTGCCTGAACCCTCAGAATACTTAAGTCATCTGTGGAGAACTATAGGCCACGAGGAGGATGATTTTGAAGAGGCAGTATGTAGGGCAAAAATGATTCTTCAGGCTCTTCATATTCCCGAGGAACTTAACTTTAAAAAAATATTCAGAAGTTACGATGGCCATACTATACTGGCGGATTATAAAATTTCAGAGCTTGGAAGTTTTTTGATTATTATGAATGGAAATCCATTGCACGAGACTACAGCAGGATTTCAGTTAAACCTGATACAAAGTCTTTTCAATGTTGAAAAAAACTATATTTAAGTGTTTGTTTGTTGTGAATACAAAAAGGGAATTAAAAAGTTGTCTGGTTATGAAAAAGATTCTTTGTCCGGTAGATTTCTCTGATGTTTCATACAGAGGAGTAAATTTTGCCAATGAAATAGTTAAAATTACTGGAGGATCACTAATCTTAATAAATCTGTATCACATAACTCCGATAGAACCGGGTACTGCAAGTTATTTGTCCAGTGATATTGTGACGGAAGCGGAAGAGGAAGCGAGGCGTGGATTACAGGATATCATCAATGGTTTGCCCAAAGGAGATAATGTAATTTACGATTATGTTGTAAAATATGGAATTCCGGAAGATGAAATACCACATTTTGCAAGAAAGGAAAATGTTGACATGATTGTTATGGGAACGGAAGGGGCAGAAGGCTTGAAGAAAATTTTTATGGGCTCCGTCACAGCTACAGTAGCAGAAGAATCTGGCTGTCCGGTTTTGGTTGTGCCATCTAATGTGGAATATCATCCGATCAAACAAATAGTTTATGCTACTGATCTTAATGGAAATGAAACAGAAGGAATTTCTTTTGTAATTGAACTAGCTCAGTTGTTCGATGCACATATATCTTTTTTCAGTATCCAGAAAAAGCATAATTATAAAGAGGAAGAAGAATTTATAAAATATGCTCTAGAAAAGTTACTCCTCAATCAATCGTATAAGAAAATGAGTTTTGATCTGAATGAAGGGGATGATATTGAAGCTGGTATTAATGCTTATGCTAAAAGTAAGAATGCTGATATTCTGGTATTGGCAACACATGAAAGAAGTTTTCTGAAAAAAATATTTTCTCGCAGTCAGACAAAAGAAATCCTATATAATCCTGAACTACCTATTCTGGCTGTACATAAAGTGGAAGAGCATGTATCAGCCAAATAGTGAATGGAATAATTAATAATCATTTTATATTTTAAAACATGCAGGGAAAAGAATGGCTTAAATATTCCCTTTAGTGCCAAAGTTGAATCCGATACTTGATTTATTGGCGTTTTTCTTCGATGCTTTAAAAGTGACATATAAGTAATTTTCCTGGAATGTAACAGAAGGAAAATTGTCTACAATATTGAATTCCTTTGAAAGTTCATCAATTATGGATTCTACATCTGTTATTGCAACTCCGTTTTTGTCAAATTTTAATTCAATTCTTTTGGTAACTATCTGTAAATTTTTCATAAATAATATCCTGGGTTAAAATAGTACTTCCCTCGAAATCCAGCATCTGAAGTAATGGTATAATTTAATATAATACTTATAATATTCAAATTGTTTTCCCTTATCAGAAGAAATTGCTCCTTTCACTACTCTAAAGAAAGCCTTCTATATTAGAAACAAAAAGAAGAAAAAGTATTTATGATGGAAGCATTTTGTCTGAAAACGGAGGGTATCAATGTTCCGGGTAATTTTGTTTACAATAGTAAGGAAATTTTCCATTCTGGGGAAATTGATTTTTGAAGCTTACAAGGAGTGGGTTAAGGATAAAGGTACAAATCTTGCTACTGGTCTGGCATTTTACCAGACTTTATCAATTGCTCCATTGGTGGCATTTATATACATAATTTCTTTAAAGACATTCGGTTTTCAAAAAACTAAAGAAGTAATTCTCCCTTTAATAGCTGATTTTTTTCCTCCCAATTTTGTAGATGTAATAAAGTTTTTATTGACAAGAGAGAAAGGTTTTCCTCCTTCCAATGAATCGACTTTTGCTGGTGTTACTATTGTGACATTTATATTGGGAACAGTTAACTATTTTGCACAGCTGAAAGATTCCATAGAACTTATATGGGGAGATATCCGTGATCGTTTTGGAGTTATTGAAGCAATCAAAAGAAATTATGATGATGTTAAAACTACAGTATCTTCTTTGTTTGTGATCGCCATTTTTATAATGATTAACGGAATATTACCTCATCCTTATCTGAACAATTCATCAGTATTTTCCTTTGTTAATGATTTTGGAATTGAATTATTTAAAGTTTTAATACAAGTTTTTTTTATATCTGTTCTTTATACATTTTTTTTCAAATCCATGCCACCTTATTCTGTGAGTATTTGGGAAGCCCTTCCTGCAGGAATTCTGGGAGGTGTATTGCAAGCGATAGGAAGGGAAATCATGATAGTAATTGTAGGTAGTGAAACTGATACCAGTGTGACAGCTTCGTTGTTATCCTTTCAGCTTTGGTTCTTTTATAGCAATATAGTGCTTATGTACACGGCTGAGTTTTCCAAGGTATATGTTTTTTATAAAAGGAATACCACACTTAAAAATATAAAATCTTTTTATCCTAAAAATGAATGAAAAGAAGAATCATGGTGGCAAAAGGCTGAAGTTTCCTCAGGATATAATTGCGGCTGCTACAGGAAGTATTGCTGCTTTACCTGAAGGTATGGCTCTCGGTGCTATGGCTGGTATGAATCCTATTCATGGTTTGTATGCTTCTATCATTGGTCCTCTTATTGGATCATGGACTACTAGCTCTGTATATATGGTTGTGTCAACTACGGGGGCTTTGGCTTTAGCTACAAGGGGAGCATTGCATGGTATCAGCCAGGATGAAAAGATTTCCGTTCTTGTGTTGATTACCATTCTTGCCGGTATTATTCAGATTCTGATGGGTATTTTTAGACTTGGCTATCTTATAAGGTTTGTTTCAAACTCAGTGATGCGAGGATTTTTGAGTGCAGTAGCACTAACAATTGTTCTTAGTCAGTTTGCAGATATTTCAGGTTATTATGGAAGTAAGCATAGTAATAAAGTACTGAAGGCTTTGGATGTTATTTTACACTATAAAGAAATTAATTTTTATGCCTTGGGAATTGCAATGTTGACAATTATTATGACTCTTTATCTTGCAACAACCAAACTTAAAAATTTTTCAATGTTTTTTTCTTTAACGGCAGCTTCACTGATAACTTTTTTTGTGAAAAATTCACCTATCAGGCTTGTTGGGAATGAAAATAAAATTCCTAATGAATTGCCTTCATTAATGTTACCTCAATATGAAAATATTCCGGATGTTTTTATTTCATCATTAGCCATTGCTCTTATAGGTTTCATACAAGGAGCAGGCGTTGGTCATATGAGACCAAATCCCGACGGAAAATATCCGGACTCCAGCAAGGACTTGAGGGGAGAGGGGCTTGCTAATATAGCTTCCGGATTTTTTACTGGAATACCTGTAGGAGGTTCTGTTAGTCATACCTCTGTATTGACATCAGCTGGAGCCTATTCCAGGTGGGCTACCTTTATTTCAGCTATTATGATTGGATTGCTTGTATACACTATGAGCGGATTTATTGAACACTTGCCAATGGCGGCATTAGGCGGCATTTTAATTATTTCAGGTTTTTGGTCTATTAATAGGGAAGGGATTTTAACAATATGGGAAACAAGTATTCAGGCCAGGTGTATTATGAGCTTTACTTTTATAGCCACACTTGCTGTTCCTATTCAATATGCTGTACTCGGTTCTGTGGTGCTTACATTTCTCTTGCATATTGTAGAGGCTTCTAATAGAGTGAAGTTAAAAGCACTTATAGTAGCAGATGATGGTTTTTTGAAGGAGATACAGCCACCCTCTCAAATTTCAAGTAAGGAGGTGGTAATGCTCCATCCCTCAGGTAGTCTTTTTTTTGCTGGAGCATATGTATTGAAAGACCTTTTGCCAAAAGCAGATAAAGCAGAACATTCTGTTGTAATTATTGGGCTAAGAGGAAGAAAAGAAATAGGAAGTACTTTTGTTACTGTTATTAAAGAATACCATGAACACCTCAAAAGACATCATTGTATATTGAAATTGGTTGGAGTGGGGCAGGTTGTCTATCATCAACTGGATAGAACAGATTTATTGGAGGAGATTGGAAAAGAAAATGTATATCGTTTTGATACTGAATTGGGAAGACCTATGATGCGTGCACGCAAAGATGGATATCAATGGATCAGAGAGCAACACTAGCTTTTAAACATATATTTTTAACAGATGTTTGTAAGATTGATTTACAATTGTGCATGTCTATGAAAGATATTACTATTCGCCCTGATAAATCTAATTTGGTTAATAATGAACCACATCCTTGCATGGTATGGGTGCCTGGTGGGAAGTTTAAAATGGGCTCGGATAAACACTATCCTGAGGAAAGTCCTGCCCATGAAGTGCAGGTAGAAGGTTTCTGGATGGATAAGTTCAACGTTACCAATCAGGAATTTGAAAGATTTGTTCAGGAGACTTCTTACGTTACAATTGCAGAGAGACCTCTGAGTGGAGAAGACTATCCCGGAGCTGATCCTGCCATGCTTTATCCTGGTTCTCTTGTTTTTCAGAAGCCGGAAAAAAGAGTTGATCTCAATAATTACATGAACTGGTGGGCTTTTATCCATGGGGCAAGCTGGAGACATCCTGAAGGCCCAAAAAGTGATTTGGAAGGGAGATGGGAACATCCTGTCACACATGTGGCCTGGGAAGATGTGGAAGCTTATGCTAAATGGATTGGTAAAGAACTTCCCACAGAAGCAGAATGGGAGTTTGCCGCGAGAGGTGGATTGGAAGGTAAAGTCTTTGAGTGGGGGGATGAGATGACTCCTAATAAAAAGATGATGGCCAATTTCTGGCAAGGCGAATTCCCCTGGCAGAACTTTAATCTTGACGGTTATGAAGGAACATCTCCTGTTGGGATTTACCCTGCAAATGGATATGGTTTGCATGATATGTGCGGTAATGTATGGGAATGGACACAGGACTGGTTCATCTCAAGGCATAAGGTAGATAAGGCAAAGACTTGTTGTATCCCATCCAATCCCAGA
The nucleotide sequence above comes from Sporocytophaga myxococcoides. Encoded proteins:
- a CDS encoding TlpA family protein disulfide reductase, which gives rise to MNRSLLTLLAICFAVCSFAQKNKAFPELSGVTVDGQTVTLPASTKGKYTLVGIAFSKKAEEDLTSWMNPMLNTFRPGNKKANVLIPEYDVNMYFVPMFTGLNKAAAATAMKKTKESLDKRLHQHVVFYKGDMDNYKDPLQLKDKEIPYFFVLDPDGNIVLTLKGKYTDEKMESIEEILE
- a CDS encoding NAD(P)H-binding protein — protein: MQKGKTALIFGATGLVGKELTGILINDERYDSIKIFGRHSSGFAGEKVKEIITELNNKSLLEAEMTGDHVFCCLGTTIKKAKTKEAFRKVDLGFPKLIAEVASATDISKMIVISSIGASTHTSNFYLKTKGEMEETLTGILKNRVYFLRPSFLLGNRSESRPGEQAGKFLMKLVGPLFRGKMKKYRAIEAHTVAEAMVHIANEVGDKHVFESDEIIDVLS
- a CDS encoding DnaJ C-terminal domain-containing protein, with protein sequence MEYKDYYKILGVSKTASQNEIKKAFKKLAVKYHPDKNPGDKEAETRFKEANEANSVLSDPEKRKQYDEMGDNWKYYEQMKNQGGGGTYNPFGGGGTYEYSSSGGFDAESFADFFENIFSRSGKSKGGFSTGGRAYKGNDFQAELEITLEEAYRGTEKIVNVNGQPLRIKLKPGIADEQIIKLKEKGGQGAGGGKPGDLYITIRVVKHYKYERIGDNLYVDVPVDLYTLILGGKTEVNTLKGMIKLDIPKGTESGKVLRLRNLGMPVYNETGKFGDLYAKVLVQLPKNLSEKEEALFKQLASLREYAKV
- a CDS encoding universal stress protein, with the protein product MKKILCPVDFSDVSYRGVNFANEIVKITGGSLILINLYHITPIEPGTASYLSSDIVTEAEEEARRGLQDIINGLPKGDNVIYDYVVKYGIPEDEIPHFARKENVDMIVMGTEGAEGLKKIFMGSVTATVAEESGCPVLVVPSNVEYHPIKQIVYATDLNGNETEGISFVIELAQLFDAHISFFSIQKKHNYKEEEEFIKYALEKLLLNQSYKKMSFDLNEGDDIEAGINAYAKSKNADILVLATHERSFLKKIFSRSQTKEILYNPELPILAVHKVEEHVSAK
- a CDS encoding YihY/virulence factor BrkB family protein, giving the protein MFRVILFTIVRKFSILGKLIFEAYKEWVKDKGTNLATGLAFYQTLSIAPLVAFIYIISLKTFGFQKTKEVILPLIADFFPPNFVDVIKFLLTREKGFPPSNESTFAGVTIVTFILGTVNYFAQLKDSIELIWGDIRDRFGVIEAIKRNYDDVKTTVSSLFVIAIFIMINGILPHPYLNNSSVFSFVNDFGIELFKVLIQVFFISVLYTFFFKSMPPYSVSIWEALPAGILGGVLQAIGREIMIVIVGSETDTSVTASLLSFQLWFFYSNIVLMYTAEFSKVYVFYKRNTTLKNIKSFYPKNE
- a CDS encoding SulP family inorganic anion transporter, coding for MNEKKNHGGKRLKFPQDIIAAATGSIAALPEGMALGAMAGMNPIHGLYASIIGPLIGSWTTSSVYMVVSTTGALALATRGALHGISQDEKISVLVLITILAGIIQILMGIFRLGYLIRFVSNSVMRGFLSAVALTIVLSQFADISGYYGSKHSNKVLKALDVILHYKEINFYALGIAMLTIIMTLYLATTKLKNFSMFFSLTAASLITFFVKNSPIRLVGNENKIPNELPSLMLPQYENIPDVFISSLAIALIGFIQGAGVGHMRPNPDGKYPDSSKDLRGEGLANIASGFFTGIPVGGSVSHTSVLTSAGAYSRWATFISAIMIGLLVYTMSGFIEHLPMAALGGILIISGFWSINREGILTIWETSIQARCIMSFTFIATLAVPIQYAVLGSVVLTFLLHIVEASNRVKLKALIVADDGFLKEIQPPSQISSKEVVMLHPSGSLFFAGAYVLKDLLPKADKAEHSVVIIGLRGRKEIGSTFVTVIKEYHEHLKRHHCILKLVGVGQVVYHQLDRTDLLEEIGKENVYRFDTELGRPMMRARKDGYQWIREQH
- a CDS encoding formylglycine-generating enzyme family protein; this translates as MDQRATLAFKHIFLTDVCKIDLQLCMSMKDITIRPDKSNLVNNEPHPCMVWVPGGKFKMGSDKHYPEESPAHEVQVEGFWMDKFNVTNQEFERFVQETSYVTIAERPLSGEDYPGADPAMLYPGSLVFQKPEKRVDLNNYMNWWAFIHGASWRHPEGPKSDLEGRWEHPVTHVAWEDVEAYAKWIGKELPTEAEWEFAARGGLEGKVFEWGDEMTPNKKMMANFWQGEFPWQNFNLDGYEGTSPVGIYPANGYGLHDMCGNVWEWTQDWFISRHKVDKAKTCCIPSNPRGGEKDASLDPHQPDIKIPRKVLKGGSHLCAPNYCFRFRPAARSPQMIDSGACHIGFRCIVRV